The DNA region AACGTAAATACTATTGGTCCAAGAGGGGTATATGATGAAGCCAAGCGTTTTCAGGAGTCTATCACTATGGCATATCACAGATTCCATGGCTTAGAAACTCGAATTGTGCGTATATTTAATACCTATGGCCCTAGAATGCGATTAAATGATGGTCGAGTTATACCCGCATTTATAGGTCAAGCGCTGCGAGGTGAAGATTTAACCGTTTTTGGTGATGGGTTGCAAACCCGTTCGTTTTGTTATGTCGATGATCAAGTTGAAGGCATTTACAGGTTATTATTAAGCGATTATGCATACCCTGTTAACATCGGGAATCCGCACGAAATCACTATTAAAGATTTTGCTGGAGAAATTATAAGGCTAACGGGCACCACACAAAAGATTGTTTACAAAGATTTGCCTCAAAACGATCCCCTGCAACGCCAACCTGATATTAGTTTAGCAAAAAAAATATTAAATTGGGAGCCGAAAATAGACAGAGCGGAAGGCATGAAAATAACCTACGATTATTTCAGTACATTAACCAAAGACGAGCTGTTTAAAAGCGAACACAAAGATTTTGCCCAACACATAAAAAAATAACTATTGAGTACTTTTAAACAAGGTCGCTATTCCGGATTAATAAAACCTATTTTACACCTCGTTGATTTTAGTATCATTGGCGGTGTTATATTCTTGTTTGAGATTAACCTGAATAACATTTATTTGTTTTTGGGGTATGCCTTCGCATCTTGGCTTGTCATTGCTTTTAAAAATCAGTTTTATGAGGTCAATAGATACACTAAAGTCATACAGGTTATCACCTTGTTGTTTAGACAAATTATCTTCTTTTCAATTATACTATATGCTTTTATTGGGTTTTTTAAACAACCTGGTATAAGTCGGTTGTCGCTTGGAAACTATTTGTTGACGGTTTTTGGATTAGTTTCATTTTTTAAGTTTTTGTTTTTCTTTCTCTTAAATAAATATAGAGCAGTTTTAGGAGGAAACCTTAGAAGGGTAGTTGTTATTGGTGATACAGAAAAGACTAGGCAATTAATGCGTATTTTTAAAACCAGATTGGATTTTGGTTACGATTTCAAAAAACAGTTTAAAACGCAAAAGGAGGGTTTTTCGCTGCAAAAATGTTTCGACTTTATTATTGAAAACGACATCAATGAAATTTACTTTTCGGTGGCCGATTTATCCAACAAACAAATAAACCGATTGATCGACTTTGCCGATAATAATTTACGGGAATTAAAATTTATACCAGATAACAAGGATATATATTCTAAAAAGTTAAAATACGAATATTATGATTATATTCCTATTCTATCGTTAAGGACTATTCCTATTCAAGAAAAGGTTAACCAATTGACCAAGCGAACTTTCGATATTGTGTTTTCCCTTGGCATTATCATTTTTGTGCTATCATGGCTTACGCCCATCTTGGCCATCATCATAAAACTGGAATCAAGAGGCCCCGTATTTTTCAAACAATCCAGAAACGGGTTTAATTACAAAGAATTCGACTGTTACAAGTTTCGTTCCATGACGCCCAACAAAGATGCGCATTTGTTTCAAGCGACAAAGGGCGATAACCGCATTACAAAAGTGGGGGCTTTCATTAGAAAGACAAGTATTGACGAGCTCCCTCAGTTTTTTAATGTACTTTTCGGTGATATGTCGGTTGTGGGACCAAGGCCGCATATGGTAAGCCATACCAATATGTACGCGCAACGAATAGATAAGTTTATGGTGCGCCATTTTGTAAAACCGGGCATAACAGGATTGGCCCAGATAAGTGGTTTTAGGGGCGAGATAGAAACCGATAAAGATATTATCAATAGAGTAAAATATGACATCTTTTACATAGAAAACTGGTCGTTGTTATTGGATTTAAAAATAATGATACAAACTTTGACCAATGCGTTAAAAGGCGAGGAAAAAGCTTATTAATAAATAAGCGCTATGAAAACCACAAAAGTGTTATACATAGGAAACAATCTGTTTAGCAAAACGGGTTATCCTTCCACGTTGGAAACACTTAGTAATTTGCTACAAAAAGAAGGCTATACTGTAATAAAAACGTCGAGTCAATCTAACGTGGTGTTCCGAATGCTCGATATGGTTTTCAGTATTTTTAATCACCAACAAACTACTGATGTCGTTTTAATCGATACCTATAGTACGTTAAACTTTTATTACGCCTATTGCTGTGCTATTTTGCTACAATGGTTTAGAAAGCCTTATATTCCTATTTTACACGGCGGAAACCTTCCTGAAAGGTTGAAAAAATCGCCTCGAATGTCAAAAACCATTTTTTCAAACGCCTATGTTAACGTGGCACCATCCGAATATTTGTTGGAGGCTTTTCAAAATGCAGGCTTCAAAACCCTTTGCATCCCCAACGTACTCGAAATAGAAAATTATCCGTTTAAAGTTAGAGAAACACTACATCCGAAACTGTTATATGTAAGGTCGTTTGCCAAAATTTATAACCCCGAAATGGCCATAAAAGTATTGTTAGAACTAAAGAAAGATTACCCAAATGCCACATTGTGCATGGTAGGCCCCGATCGTGATGGTACCTTGGAAAATGTAAAAGCACTTGTGAAAGCACTTGATTTGGAAAGCTCGGTGAAATTCACAGGTGTTTTAACAAAAGAAGCATGGCACAAAAAATCGGAAGCATTCGATGTTTTTATAAACACCAGCAATGTCGATAACATGCCAGTTAGCATCATTGAAGCCATGGCTTTAGGATTACCGGTTGTATCCACCAATGTAGGAGGAATAAAGCATTTGGTAAAAGACCAAGAAACTGGGGTCTTGGTGAAACCAAACGACGTTGTCGCTATGGTTAACAGCATTAAGGATTTAATTGAAAACGACTCGGGTAAAATCACCCAAAAAGCTCGAAAGCAAGTTGAAAACTATCAATGGGAGGTGGTAAAACACCAATGGAACCAATTACTTGAGAAAGCATGATCTATAAATGGCTCTATATTTTGGGACGAAATTTGAGGAACCCTTCTTCAAAAAGCATCCATCAATTTTTGAATGTTTCGCAGGGCTATTCGTTGGAGCAGTTGGAAGGTTTTCAATTGAAAAAACTAAAGGAGCTCATTGCATTTGCCTATCAATATTCGCCATTTTACCGAAAGACTTTTGATAAAAAAGGAATAAAACCATCCGATATTACATCACTTTCCGATTTAAAAAAATTGCCCACCATCACCAAAAGAGAACTGATTCAGCATAATTCAGAAATCCATACGAATTATAAATTCAAAAAAACATTTCAGGCCAAAACATCGGGGACGTCGGGCCAATCGTTGGTGTTTACAAGAAACGAATATGCCGATGCGTTCAACAGGGCAGTCATCAACCATAATTACAGCAATTATGGCATAAATCCTTGGGATAGAAATGGCTACTTTTGGGGATTCAATCAGTCGCTTTTCTATAAATTGAAAACCCGATTGCTAGATGCTTTTCAAAATCGATTTCGGGTGTTTTCGTATTCAAAAACCGAAATGAAGCGATTTATAAAAAAGCTAAAAGATGCCCAATATATCCATGGTTACTCATCAAGTATTTACGAAACGGCAAGGGCCATAAATGCTTCAGAAACTAAAAAGCCGAGTAAAATCAAAATGGTTAAGGGCACTTCTGAAAAGATTTTCGATTACTATCAGCCTGAAATCAAACAGGCCTTTGGAACAAAAATGATTAGCGAATACGGCGCAGCAGAAGCTGGAATCATTGCTTTTGAATGCCCCAAAGGCAATATGCACATAAACATGGAAGGTGTAATTGTTGAAGAAATGAACAATGAAATTTTGGTTACCAATTTGCACATGCTTTCTTTTCCGATAATTCGATATCAATTAGGCGATTATATAAAATTGGCTCCAAAAAGTAAGGCGTGTGACTGCGGAAAAGCACATCTCATTTTAGAAGACGTTTTGGGTAGAATTGGCGAAACGGTTTACGGAATTAGCGACAAATATCCCAGTTTGTATTTTTATTATATTTTTAAAAACCTTTCGGAAAAGCATGGGTTGAATTTGGAATATCAAGTGATTCAAAAGGAAAAAGGACAGTTGGATTTCAATATTTTTTCCGACTTATCAACCAAAGAAAAACAACTTTTATCAAAAGAAATTGAAAGTTATTTTAAAGGCGACATAACATACAGAATAAATACCGATGCCGAATTGGTAGCTACAAAAAAAGGAAAAAAGAAAAGTTTTATTTCAACCATCAAACATCAATGAGCAATAGCACCCCCCTTGTTTCGGTCATTACAGCTTGTTACAACTCTGAAAAACACATTTCGGAAACCATAAGCAGTGTGCTCAATCAAACCTATCAAAATTGGGAAATGTTGTTGGTTGACGATTGCTCAAGCGATAATACCATTTCAATAATCGAAACACTTCAGAAGTCAGATTCGCGAATTAAACTGTTTCAGCTTAATGAAAATTCAGGAGCAGCCGTGGCCAGAAATAAAGCCATTAATGAAGCGAAGGGCGAGTTTATCGCTTTTCTGGATAGCGACGATAAATGGTTACCATTAAAACTCGAAAAGCAAATCCGGTTTATGCTGCATAAGGGGTATAATTTAACGCACACCGCATACCAATGGATTGATGAATCTGGAGATTCTTTAAATAAAACTTTAAATCCGCCCCAAGTTTTGAGTTATAGCGACATGCTTTATTCCAATAAAATAGGGTGCTTAACGGCCATTTATAACCGGACTAAATTGGGAAAAGTGTATATGCCGCTTATTAGAAAACGACAAGATTATGCTTTGTGGCTTAAAATATTAAAAACAGGTGAGGAAGCCCATGCACTGCCCGAAGTCCTTTCAGAATACCGAAAAACCAATGATTCCATGTCTAACAATAAGTTCGATTTAATAAAATGGAATTGGAAACTGTTACGGCAAGTGGAGCGGTTACCATTATTAAAATCGGCGTACTATTTGGCATGGCACGTCATCATAAAACTGAAAGGGTAGCTTTTAAAAATAAAAACTCGCCCATCTATTAGTAGCTTTAATCAAAAGCAATTATTTTTGTGCCTTTAATAAACACACAGAACATGAACATCTTAATTCTTGGCTCAGGCGGAAGAGAACACACATTTGCTTGGAAAATAGCACAAAGCCCAAAATGCGAACAGTTATTTGTGGCTCCTGGTAACTCCGGAACGGCAGAAGTGGCAACCAACGTAAATATTGGTGAAACCGATTTTGGGGCTATTAAAGAATTGGTGTTGAATGAAAATATAGAATTGGTGGTTGTTGGCCCGGAAGCACCTTTGGTGGCGGGGGTTCACGATTACTTTTTAAACGACGATGCCATCAAGCATGTTAAGGTCATTGGGCCACAAAAAGTAGCCGCAGAGTTGGAAGGCAGTAAAGAATTCGCCAAGGAATTTATGATGCGTCACAACATTCCAACGGCAGCTTACGAGAGCTTTACGGCCGAAACCGTTGAAAAAGGCTATGCGTTTTTAGAAACCTTAAAACCACCGTATGTACTGAAAGCAGACGGGTTGGCAGCAGGAAAAGGAGTGGTGATTTTAAATGATTTGGATGAAGCCAAAGCCGAATTGAAAAGCATGCTGGTCGATGCCAAATTTGGTCAAGCTAGTACCAAAGTGGTTATCGAAGAGTTCTTGGATGGTATCGAGTTGAGTTGTTTTGTGTTGACTGATGGTGAAAACTATAAAATCTTACCAACCGCTAAAGATTACAAGCGTATCGGTGAGGGAGATACTGGCCTTAACACAGGTGGAATGGGAGCGGTTTCGCCCGTGCCTTTTGCTACCGAGGATTTTTTAAATAAAATTGAGGAGCGCATTGTAAAACCAACTATTGAAGGCTTTAAAAAAGACAAACTGCCTTACGTGGGCTTTGTGTTCATTGGGTTGATAAAAGTGGAAAATGACGACCCAAAAGTAATTGAATACAATGTTAGGATGGGCGATCCAGAAACCGAAGTAGTATTCCCAAGGTTGAAAAACGATTTGGTTGAGGTGCTTCAGGCGATGGGCAATGGTACTTTAAACGAAATAGATATTGAAATAGACGAACGTGCGGCTACAACGGTCATGTTGGTTTCGGGAGGTTACCCTGAGGCTTACGAAAAAGGAAAGGAAATAACGGGTATTGAGGCTATCAATGGCTCTATTGCGTTCCACGCCGGCGCACAATTAAAAGACGGGAAAGTTGTAACCTCTGGTGGCCGTGTTATGGCGATAACTTCATACGGAAATACGTACCAAGAGGCCATAAAAAAATCTTACCAAAATATAGAAAAACTACATTTTGATAAGATGAATTATCGTAAAGATATCGGATTCGATTTATAGAAACGAGTGCGAAGAAATGCTTTTGTCTTCTTCGTTGTTGTCGTTAAATATTTTTAACTGTTTCATCCAGTAAACCATGGCTACAAAACCAATAAGCATGAAAATCCATGAAATGGTATTGGCGGCAAACCAGTTTTCTAACTCAAGTGCTTTTAAGGCATCGTACGGAGCAAACAGTACATTTACAAATAAGTCCTGTATAGCGTAAAATAAGTCTTTCATTTTGTGTTTGTTTATTGTTTACCAACCGTTTTATAGTTAGTATATTTACTACGCAAAAATACAAAAACAGATAATGATAACAAGTTTTTTTAATAAATCTAAACCTGTAAACTTCGTTATTGTGTTTTTAATTACACTATTGGCTTTTATAGTGGCCAAAACCCATATGGGTTACGATGCTATTACAGGTGGTTTTTTGTTTAAACAGGCCTTGCTTTTATTGGTGGCTTATAGCTCCATTCTACTTTTAAATTTTGTAGTTGGAAAAAATAGTTTATCTAAAAAGAATCACTACGAACTATTATTATTCAGCCTGTTTTTTTTAACCATTGTAGAAACCACAAACGAAGCAGAAGTGTTATTGGCTAATTTTTTTGTGCTTTTGGCTTTGCGGAGGTTGCTGAGTGTGCGTTCGCAACGTGAGTTGAAAAAGAAGTATTTTGATGCTGCATTTTGGATAGCGGTGGCCAGTCTATTCTATTTTTGGGTTATTTTATTTTTTGTTTTAATCTTGGCATCTCTGGTTTTGTATTCCGATAACAATATTAGGCATTGGGTGGTGCCGTTTTTGGGAGTCGCTGCGGTGTTTGTTATTTCGGTGGCCGCATCAGTGATTTTTTATGGTGGTTTTTTTAATGTTTTCGATTTGTCTCTTCAGGTTGATTTTGATTTTTCAAAATACAATTCCACGAAATTTTTAATTGCCATTACCTTACTATTGTCCTTTGGTTTGTGGTCATTGTTCTTTTATATTCGGAATATTAAGCAGAAAAAGAAGTCGAATAGAACTACTTTAAAAACGGTGGTTTTGGCTGCGGTTATTGGTTTTGTAATTGTACTTTTAACGCCCAATAAAAACGGAAGCGAGTTTTTGTTTTTGTTCGCTCCCTTGGCCGTTGTGGTTTCAAATTATATCGAATCCATTTCCGAAAAATGGTTCAGGGAAGTGTTTTTGGGTGTATTGATTATTGTGCCTTTTGTACTGTTAATGCTGTAGCTTTTCGCCAAAAGCTAAATCGCCCGCATCACCAAGCCCCGGAACAATGTAGCCTTTGTCGTTTAGTTTTTCGTCAACGGTGGCAATCCATAAATGCACGTTTTCGTCAAAATGGTTTTCAATAAATTTAATGCCCGGTTGAGCGCCAATAACACTCACTAAATGGATGGCTTTCGGTTTACCAAAGGGCCTTAAAGCCCTAAAGGTGGCGACAAGTGATTGTCCAGTGGCCAACATCGGGTCGGCCAAAATCAATGTTTTGCCTTCCAAGTTGGGGCAGGCGAGGTATTCCACAATAATTTCAAAATCATCGGAATTATTTTTATGGTGCCTGTACGCCGAAATAAAAGCATTTTCGGCTTTGTCAAAATAATTGAGCAATCCGTTATGCAACGGAATACCTGCTCTCAAAATAGAGCATAATACCACATCGTTTTGAGGCAGTGGTATTGTTGATTTTCCCAAAGGGGTTTCAACCGTTTTCGACTCATAATATAGTGATTTACTCATTTCATAACCCAAAATCTCACCAATGCGTTCAATATTTCGCCGAAAACGCAAGCGGTCGTTTTGGACGTCGGTGTTTCTAATTTCAGAAATAAATGTGTTCAAAATGGAATTTTGAAGCGATAGGTTGTGGATTTTCATTGGTGTAAAATTATTTTTAAAGTTAATGAAACCCGTTTACAAATTAATTGAGAATAGTTAAAACAATCCCAATGCGATTCAAGCGAGCCTAAAATATTGTTTAAATTACGTAGTTTTGTGCTTTTTAAAACCAAAAACATGTTTACAGATAAGGCAAATAAAATATTTCAGGACGTTATAGAAAAATACCACGTTTTTAATATGGTAGATCAACCGTTTGAGAACGCTTACCCAGAGAGCGAATTAATCGAACATTTGTTGTACAGAAAATGTTGGATTGATACCGTGCAGTGGCATTATGAGGATATTATTCGTGATCCACAAATCGACCCCGTGGCAGCATTAAAGTTGAAGCGACAAATTGATGCTTCCAACCAAGACCGCACCGATATGGTGGAGTATATCGACAGCTATTTTCTGGATAAATATAAGCATGTTGAAGCGAAAGCTGATGCGACGATAAACACCGAAAGCCCAGCATGGGGCATTGATCGCTTGTCAATTTTAGCATTGAAAATTTACCACATGAACGAAGAGGCTACCCGCGAAGACGCTTCGGAAGCCCACCGTACTGCTTGCCAAAAGAAATTGGACGTTTTGTTGGAGCAGCGCGTAGATCTTTCAACCGCTATCGATACGCTTTTAAGCGATATTGAAAATGGTGATAAATACATGAAGGTGTACAAGCAAATGAAAATGTACAACGACGACGAATTGAACCCTGTGCTTCGTTCGCAAAAGTAGGAGAGTGTCTAAAAAGTAATAAATGAACGTCATTGCGAGAAATTTTATTTCGAAGCAATCTCATAATCAAAACTTTGATTTTTAAAGATTCCTTCACTTTGTTCGGAATGACGACTTTTTAGAATTCCTCAACAAACAAACCCAAATGCCCAAACCAACAAAAAACATCTTAGTCATCCGCTTTTCCGCAATGGGCGACGTGGCCATGACGGTGCCGGTTTTAAGGGCATTAACACAACAACATCCCGAGTTAAAAGTAACCCTTTTAACTCGGGCTTTTTTTGCGCCATTTTTTAGGGACATCCAAAATGTAAATGTTTTTTCGGCCGATTTAAAAGGCAAGCATAAAGGTGTTTTCGGACTCTACAAGCTATCAAAAGAAATAAAAAAACTGAATATCAATGTCACTTCGAGCGGAGTCGAGAAGTCTTCTCTAAAAATTGATGCGATTGCCGATTTGCACAATGTGTTGCGAACAAAAGTTTTAAAACATTTTTTGCGATGCAAACGTTTTATTTCAATCGATAAAGGACGAAAGGAAAAAAAGCAGTTAACTTCTGGGAAGATTTTTGAACCACTAAAAACCACCCATCAACGCTATGCCGATGTATTTGATGGTTTGGGCTATCCGGTAGATTTATCAAATCCTTCCTTTCCCGAAAAAGCAGAGCTAAGTACAAAACTTAAGGATTTACTCGGAGAATCTTCCCAAAAAATGATTGGAATAGCACCTTTTGCTGCCCATAGCGGAAAAATGTATCCGTTGGAACTCACCAAAAAAGTGATTGAAACCCTTAGCAAAGATTATAAAATCGTTTTGTTTGGCGGTGGCAAAAAAGAGATTGACATTTTAAATAAAATGGAATCTGCTTTTGAAAACACAGTAATCATCGCTGGAAAATTAAGCCTTGATGAAGAGCTGGACATGGTTTCCAATTTAGAAGTAATGCTCTCCATGGATTCTGGTAATGCCCATATCGCGGCCATGATGGGCATAAAAACCGTCACCATTTGGGGCGTTACGCATCCCTATGCTGGGTTTGCGCCGTTCAACCAACCTAAAGATTACGCCATTTTGCCCGATAGGAACCAATTCCCTTTAATTCCAACATCGGTTTACGGCAATAAATATCCTGAAAATTACGAAGCTGCAGCTGGGAGTATTTTTCCTGAAACTGTGGTTGAAAAAATTAAGTCAATTATTTAAACTTCTCACCCTTTGGGGGAGATGCCCGCAGGGCAGAGGGGGCTTACACATCATCATAATCCACTGAAATAGTTGGCGTTGTTGGGTGGGCCTGGCAAGTTAATATCAAACCTTCGGCCACTTCATTTTCAGTTAAAATGTTATTTTGTCTCATGGTAGCAGAGCCTTCTGTAACACGGGCTAAGCAGCTGCTGCAAATACCGCCTTGGCAGGAGTAGGGAGCATCTAAATCCTCATCGATGGTCGCTTCTAAAATGGTCTGTTTTGCAGACATTTCAAAAGTTGAGGTTTCGTCATCAACGGTTACCGTAATTTGTGTTTTTCCCGGGGCAACAGTATCGTTTTCAACTTTAACGTCGGCGGGCTTGGCGGCTTTAAACAGCTCGAAGTGGATTCTGTTCGGATCAACGTCATGTCCGGTCAAAACATCTTTTACCGTATGTATCATCGCTTCGGGTCCGCAAAGGTAATAGGCATCTACATCAATATGTTTGTGCTTGTTTTTCATCACGTAGTTCACCGTGCTTTTTTCAATTCTTCCGAAAATGGAATCGTCGTCCTCATCGCGTTGGCTAAATACAAATTGAATGGAAAAACGTTCGTTATGTTGGTTTTGAAGTTCCAATAGCTCATTTAAAAACATGGTTTCTTCAGTGGTCTTGTTGCCATAAACCAAAATAACTTTGCTATAAACTTCTTCTTCCAAAGCACATTTAATAATACTTAAAATAGGGGTGATACCACTACCTGCAGCAAAAAGCGCGATGTTCTTGGTTTTGGAGTCGTTTGGTGTAAAAACAAATCGGCCTCGAGGCGGAGCTACGTCTAGAGTGTCACCAGCCTTTAAAGTGTTGTTGGCGTACCATGAAAAGGTACCGTCTTTCACCTCTTTAACTGCAACTTTCAATTCACCACTTTTGGGAGAAGAACACAGCGAATAATCACGACGCACTTCGTTGCCATCAATTTCAGTTTTTAATGTAATGTATTGTCCCGCTTGAAAAGAAAAGGTGTCTTTCAGGTTGCCCGGAACGTTAAAAGTGATGCTGATGGATTTATCGGTTTCCCGAGTAATATTTTGTACGGAAAGCTTGTGAAATGATGACATGAAAAAATAATTTTTAGCAAAAATAGTGAAGTTGAGGTGTAAATTTTAACTTTGGGAGTAACAATTGGATTAAAAATTTAACTAATACACCGTATTCAAAACAGATAAAAAAGAGAGCATGAAAAAATTATTGTTGTTATATGGCTTTTTAGTGTTTGCTATTACACAAGTTCAGGCGCAAGACCATTCAGATTTTAAAAACGAAACCATTGAATTTTTAAAATTAACCGGAGCTGGTGATGCGTTTGTAAATGCCATTGACCAAATCGGGGTTATGGTTTCTGCCGATAAAAAAGAAGCTTATACTAAAGAAGCCAAAGGTACATTAATAGGGATATACGATAAAATCGCTGAATTGTATATGACCGAATTTACTCATGAGGAAATTAAAAAACTTACCGCTTTTTACAATACCGACTTAGGCAAAAAACTAGCCAAAAAGCAATTGGGATTAACCCAAAAAGCAATGGCTTTTGGGCAAACTTGGGGTATGGAAGTACAGGGTATTGCGCAAAAATATCAATAGTACGGATTGGGGTTTGGTTTCAATGTAAGTTTTTGACAGCTAAGCGTTTTATTTAAAAGTGTTTGCATTTTATAGCTAAATTCAAAAAGATGCTTATTTTTACCACTCTATTATAATAATGGTGTGAGTTTGCAGTTATTATTTAGACTAAAAATACCAGCATTGAAAACCTATAAAACCATACTTGTTGTCTTTTTTTCAATCTTCTTGGCGGTGGGCTGTTCAAGAAAAAAAGACCGATTTATTAGTCGAAATTACCATGCCGTAACTGCCGAGTTCAATGCGCTTTTCAATGGCTACAGTGCCTTGGAAGAAGGTAGGCAAACCCTAAACGATGCGTATTTCGATAACTATTGGGAGGTTTTGCCCATAGAACGCATGCAGATTTTTGAAGATGTGGTGCTGCCGGGG from Tamlana crocina includes:
- a CDS encoding ferredoxin--NADP reductase, whose protein sequence is MSSFHKLSVQNITRETDKSISITFNVPGNLKDTFSFQAGQYITLKTEIDGNEVRRDYSLCSSPKSGELKVAVKEVKDGTFSWYANNTLKAGDTLDVAPPRGRFVFTPNDSKTKNIALFAAGSGITPILSIIKCALEEEVYSKVILVYGNKTTEETMFLNELLELQNQHNERFSIQFVFSQRDEDDDSIFGRIEKSTVNYVMKNKHKHIDVDAYYLCGPEAMIHTVKDVLTGHDVDPNRIHFELFKAAKPADVKVENDTVAPGKTQITVTVDDETSTFEMSAKQTILEATIDEDLDAPYSCQGGICSSCLARVTEGSATMRQNNILTENEVAEGLILTCQAHPTTPTISVDYDDV
- a CDS encoding DUF2059 domain-containing protein yields the protein MKKLLLLYGFLVFAITQVQAQDHSDFKNETIEFLKLTGAGDAFVNAIDQIGVMVSADKKEAYTKEAKGTLIGIYDKIAELYMTEFTHEEIKKLTAFYNTDLGKKLAKKQLGLTQKAMAFGQTWGMEVQGIAQKYQ
- a CDS encoding glycosyltransferase family 9 protein, encoding MPKPTKNILVIRFSAMGDVAMTVPVLRALTQQHPELKVTLLTRAFFAPFFRDIQNVNVFSADLKGKHKGVFGLYKLSKEIKKLNINVTSSGVEKSSLKIDAIADLHNVLRTKVLKHFLRCKRFISIDKGRKEKKQLTSGKIFEPLKTTHQRYADVFDGLGYPVDLSNPSFPEKAELSTKLKDLLGESSQKMIGIAPFAAHSGKMYPLELTKKVIETLSKDYKIVLFGGGKKEIDILNKMESAFENTVIIAGKLSLDEELDMVSNLEVMLSMDSGNAHIAAMMGIKTVTIWGVTHPYAGFAPFNQPKDYAILPDRNQFPLIPTSVYGNKYPENYEAAAGSIFPETVVEKIKSII